Proteins encoded by one window of Streptococcus suis S735:
- a CDS encoding methylated-DNA--[protein]-cysteine S-methyltransferase produces MLYKQVYHSPLGPMSLIASDKGLRGAWFEGQKYFERGLNEKAILASHPILDQTARLLDQYFSGDQVDFSNLPLEAVGTNFQEHVWQLLKIIPMGQTTTYGQLAQQLGLRSGQAVGGAVGRNPYSIIVPCHRVLNQKGQLTGYAGGLDKKIWLLRHENPEFEVKDDFIL; encoded by the coding sequence ATGCTGTATAAACAAGTCTATCACAGTCCACTTGGCCCCATGTCATTAATTGCTAGTGATAAGGGATTAAGAGGGGCCTGGTTTGAGGGACAAAAATATTTTGAACGAGGCTTGAATGAGAAAGCTATTTTAGCCTCCCATCCCATTTTAGACCAGACAGCTCGATTGCTTGACCAGTATTTTTCAGGGGATCAGGTGGACTTTTCAAACCTTCCATTAGAAGCTGTGGGAACAAATTTCCAAGAGCATGTCTGGCAATTATTGAAGATTATTCCGATGGGTCAGACGACTACCTATGGACAACTGGCTCAGCAACTGGGCCTTCGTTCTGGTCAGGCAGTAGGAGGAGCAGTTGGGCGTAATCCTTATTCTATTATTGTTCCTTGTCACCGAGTTCTCAATCAGAAAGGACAGTTGACAGGTTATGCAGGTGGACTGGATAAGAAAATCTGGCTCTTGCGACATGAGAATCCAGAATTTGAGGTGAAAGATGATTTTATTTTATGA
- a CDS encoding arsenate reductase family protein, with translation MILFYEYPKCSTCRAAKAELKSLGLEFEAIDIKSTPPSAEELKAWMEATGLELKKYFNTSGNSYRELGLKDKFDSLSLEQALNLLANDGMLIKRPLLIQDGKILQIGYRTKYENLGL, from the coding sequence ATGATTTTATTTTATGAGTATCCAAAATGTTCGACTTGCCGAGCAGCAAAGGCGGAGCTGAAGAGTTTGGGATTGGAATTTGAAGCTATTGACATTAAGTCAACACCGCCTAGTGCTGAAGAGCTAAAAGCTTGGATGGAGGCGACGGGACTAGAATTGAAAAAGTATTTTAATACTTCTGGGAATAGCTATCGTGAATTAGGCTTGAAAGATAAGTTTGATAGTCTTAGCTTGGAGCAGGCACTTAATCTTCTAGCTAATGATGGTATGCTGATTAAGCGTCCCCTACTGATTCAGGATGGTAAAATCTTACAGATTGGCTATCGAACAAAATACGAAAATCTCGGTTTATAA
- a CDS encoding cation transporter, translating to MDHKIIERKSLTVSSVVNGLSGLAGIAVYIMTDLNALLLDGVFSLIAFISSLVAVYISKNSHRKTETFPQGLYFLEPLYAIMKSLATLLLLVFAVLETSATAFAYFVHGIGHQMTTGPVLPYTITMFFVCMGLYLYNRHMSAKVNHLSTIILAEAKGNLVDGLISGAIGIAILLLYLVPINSWFGFLHYTGDFFLTLALAIISFKEPWNLLVASFKELANGTIHFPEIHDSIYQLLEPYLKEDSNDVEIHIFKQGMKIRVKINLHNVHHEIIQKLLEDKPQMLYLLKKHHEYISIEYAL from the coding sequence ATGGACCACAAAATTATCGAACGCAAATCTCTAACTGTTTCCTCTGTTGTGAACGGTTTATCTGGACTAGCAGGTATTGCCGTTTATATCATGACTGACCTAAACGCCCTCCTCCTAGACGGAGTCTTTTCTCTAATAGCATTTATTTCGTCCTTAGTTGCAGTTTACATATCGAAAAATAGCCATCGGAAAACCGAGACTTTTCCTCAAGGACTATACTTTCTAGAACCTCTCTACGCTATCATGAAATCTCTCGCAACTCTACTACTCCTTGTATTTGCTGTACTTGAAACAAGCGCGACAGCCTTTGCTTACTTTGTTCATGGAATCGGTCATCAAATGACTACAGGTCCCGTTCTCCCTTATACCATAACCATGTTTTTTGTCTGTATGGGGCTTTACCTATACAACCGCCATATGAGTGCCAAAGTCAATCATCTGTCTACTATCATATTAGCAGAAGCAAAAGGCAACCTTGTAGACGGACTCATTTCAGGTGCAATTGGAATTGCAATTCTTCTGCTCTATCTTGTTCCTATCAACTCTTGGTTCGGCTTCCTGCATTATACTGGCGACTTCTTTTTGACACTAGCACTAGCAATCATTTCATTTAAGGAACCTTGGAACTTATTAGTGGCATCTTTCAAGGAACTCGCCAACGGAACGATCCATTTCCCTGAGATACATGATTCTATCTATCAGCTATTGGAGCCTTACTTAAAGGAAGATAGCAATGATGTCGAAATCCATATTTTCAAACAAGGCATGAAGATTCGCGTTAAAATCAATCTCCACAATGTCCATCACGAAATTATCCAAAAACTCTTAGAAGATAAGCCTCAGATGCTCTATCTTTTGAAAAAACATCATGAATATATTTCAATAGAATATGCACTATAA
- a CDS encoding exodeoxyribonuclease III — protein sequence MKLISWNIDSLNAALTAESPRALLSRAVIDTLVTEDADIIAIQETKLSDKGPTKKHLEILESYFPGYANTWRSSVEPARKGYAGTLFLYKNHLTPTITFPEIGAPTTMDSEGRIITLEFDDFYVTQVYTPNAGDGLKRLADRQIWDVQYADYLAKLDSHKPVLATGDYNVAHKEIDLANPASNRQSPGFTDEERQGFTNLLAKGFTDTFRHLHGDVLNAYTWWAQRSRTSKINNTGWRIDYWLVSDRIADKVSKSDMIDSGARQDHTPIVMEISF from the coding sequence ATGAAACTCATTTCTTGGAACATTGATTCTCTTAACGCTGCATTGACTGCAGAGTCTCCTCGCGCCCTATTATCACGCGCAGTCATCGATACACTTGTGACAGAAGACGCTGATATTATCGCCATTCAAGAGACAAAATTGTCAGATAAGGGACCGACTAAAAAGCATCTAGAAATTTTGGAAAGCTACTTCCCTGGATATGCCAATACCTGGCGTTCATCTGTAGAACCAGCTCGCAAAGGCTATGCTGGTACACTCTTCCTCTACAAAAACCATCTAACTCCAACCATAACCTTTCCTGAGATTGGTGCTCCAACAACCATGGATTCTGAAGGGCGTATCATCACGCTAGAATTTGATGACTTCTATGTCACACAAGTTTATACGCCAAATGCTGGTGATGGCTTGAAACGGCTTGCTGACCGTCAAATCTGGGATGTACAGTATGCTGACTACTTAGCAAAACTTGATAGCCACAAACCTGTTCTTGCAACAGGTGACTACAACGTTGCTCACAAGGAAATTGACCTTGCTAATCCCGCAAGTAACCGTCAATCTCCAGGATTTACAGATGAAGAACGTCAAGGTTTTACAAATCTTCTAGCTAAAGGTTTTACTGATACCTTCCGCCACTTGCACGGTGATGTTCTCAACGCCTATACTTGGTGGGCACAACGTAGCCGCACCAGTAAAATCAACAATACAGGCTGGAGAATTGATTACTGGCTTGTCAGCGACCGCATCGCCGACAAAGTAAGTAAGTCAGATATGATTGACTCCGGTGCTCGTCAGGACCATACACCAATTGTGATGGAGATTTCATTCTAA
- a CDS encoding amino acid permease: MSLFRKKQAVGRHSQMRRHLGLVDLIFLGIGSMVGTGIFTVTGLAAAQYAGPALIISIVIAAISVGLTALFYAEFASRIPTNGGAYGYLYSVFGEFPAWIAGWLTIMEFLTAVSSVASGWGAYLKGLLANFGIAMPTALNGTFNPAAGTYVDLLPVLVLIFVVGVVLLNSKAALRFNSALVVLKFSALALFILVGLFFIKPENWSNFSPFGFGAIYGGQAGIMAGASLMFFAFLGFESISLAIDEVKKPEKNVPKGIVLSLSIVTILYIVVTLVLTGMVHYTKLNVADAVAFALREVGLDWAASYISIVAILTLITVCISMTYALSRMVYSISRDGLLPKSLSRLTQTSKVPKNATILVGIFAAICAGIFPLASIASFLNICTLAYLIMLALGIIRLRQVEGLPKDGQFKTPLVPLLPILSIIICLSFMFQYSLDTWLAFGVSLVIGILIYFCYGYRHSEAK, encoded by the coding sequence GTGAGTTTATTTAGAAAAAAACAAGCAGTCGGTCGCCATAGTCAAATGCGTCGGCATTTAGGCTTAGTTGATTTGATATTTTTAGGTATCGGTTCGATGGTTGGAACAGGTATCTTTACGGTAACTGGTTTGGCAGCAGCCCAGTATGCAGGGCCAGCTCTGATCATCTCAATTGTTATTGCAGCAATTTCAGTCGGACTAACAGCCTTGTTTTACGCAGAATTTGCCTCGCGTATACCGACTAACGGTGGTGCCTATGGTTATCTCTACTCGGTTTTTGGTGAATTTCCTGCCTGGATTGCTGGCTGGCTGACAATCATGGAATTCTTGACTGCTGTATCGAGTGTTGCATCTGGTTGGGGAGCTTATTTGAAAGGACTCCTGGCTAATTTTGGTATCGCTATGCCGACAGCTCTGAATGGAACTTTTAACCCCGCTGCAGGTACCTATGTAGACCTCTTACCAGTTCTCGTCTTGATTTTTGTGGTAGGAGTGGTCTTGCTTAATTCTAAGGCAGCTCTTCGTTTCAATTCAGCCTTGGTAGTTTTGAAATTTTCAGCGTTGGCTTTATTTATTTTAGTAGGGTTATTCTTTATCAAACCAGAAAACTGGTCGAACTTCTCTCCTTTTGGTTTTGGTGCCATTTATGGTGGACAAGCAGGAATTATGGCAGGAGCGTCTCTCATGTTCTTTGCCTTCCTGGGATTTGAGTCTATTTCATTAGCAATTGATGAGGTGAAAAAACCTGAGAAGAATGTACCAAAGGGAATCGTGTTGTCTCTATCCATTGTAACAATTCTTTATATTGTAGTGACATTAGTATTGACTGGTATGGTTCACTATACTAAGTTGAATGTGGCAGATGCGGTAGCTTTTGCACTTCGAGAAGTTGGATTGGATTGGGCAGCGAGTTATATTTCTATTGTAGCAATACTAACATTGATTACAGTATGTATTTCGATGACCTACGCCTTGTCGAGAATGGTCTATTCCATCAGTCGTGATGGTTTGCTACCGAAATCATTGAGCCGATTGACACAAACAAGCAAGGTTCCTAAGAATGCGACCATTCTTGTGGGGATTTTTGCAGCCATTTGTGCAGGTATTTTTCCACTAGCAAGTATTGCTTCCTTCCTCAATATCTGTACCTTAGCTTATTTGATCATGCTGGCGTTGGGTATTATTCGTCTGCGTCAAGTCGAAGGTTTGCCAAAAGATGGACAATTTAAAACACCTCTTGTTCCCTTGTTACCTATCCTCTCGATTATCATTTGTCTTTCATTTATGTTCCAGTATAGTTTAGATACTTGGTTAGCATTCGGAGTATCCTTGGTTATTGGAATTTTGATTTACTTCTGTTATGGCTATCGTCATTCGGAAGCAAAATAA